The Verrucomicrobiaceae bacterium DNA window GCCTGCTGCTAGGCAGCAAGGTGCATGCCCAGGGCATCCTCGATAGCCTCCAGAGCAGCGTCGTCATCAATGGAGCCACCACCACCATCGACCCAGAGACTGGCATGGTGACCTATACAGGTGCTGTGAGTGTCGAATACGATGACATGCAGATGCGGTGCAATAGCGCCAGTTACAATCAAGTCACGGGTGTCGTGCATGCCACTGGTGGTGTGCTCATCTGGAAGGATGGCACCATTTACCGCGGAGACTCCATCGACTACAATACGATCACTGGTGTGCTCAGTGGCAGCAATGTGCGCTCCTCGCTACCCGCTGGGCAGGGCTCCTTCTACTACGCGGCGAAGCGCTTCGAGACCGATACCAAGCTGCTCGATCACTTGGAGGCCGAGGATGTGACTTTTACCATGCATGATCTGGCGGACCCGAACTTCCGCATCCAGGCCCGGGAGATGAATCTCCAGCCGGAAGACAAAGCCGAACTGCGTGATCTCAAATACTACGGTGGCCGTACCCCGCTGCTATGGCTGCCCTATGTCGGTCAGTCGATCAATCGTGAAGCGGCATTCCGCTTCGGCCCTGGTTACAACAGCCGCTGGGGTGCCTTCATGCTCACACAATACACGGTGTTTCACGGCACCCACACCGAGGCACGCTACAAGCTGGATCTTCGCCATCGTCGTGGGATAGCGGCTGGGGTGGACTTCTTTTCCATGCGTCATACGCCGAATCGGCGTAATTTCGGCACTCTGAGCCTCTACGCACTCAATGATCGTGAGCCCTCACTCAATGTTTCGGGTGCCCCCAGACAAGTGGTCGATAACACACGCTACAAAATCGGTTTTCAGCACCGCATCTACCTGCCTGGTCCAGATGTGAGCACTTGGTACATCGACTTCGACATCAATAAGTTCAGCGATGTGCATTTCCTGGAGGATTTCTTCTTCAATGACTTCCGCACCAATCCAGAGCCGGACAATCAGATCTCCCTCATCAAAACGGATGATCGTTATGTGGCCACGCTCATGACGAGGCTCCAGCTCAACAAATTCTACCGCAGTGCCGAGCGCCTCCCTGAATTCTCACTCGATACTGTTCGCCGCCCACTCTTTGGCAGTGCCATCCAGTACCAGAGCACCACCTCTCTCGGCATGTACAATGAAAAGCTCGGGAAGTATGAAGAGGCCGAGCTTCAGCGCTTGGCTGCTTTAGGCATCCTCGGTGCCCCTGCTGTGAATGCAGACCCCGCTGGTGCCGCTAGTCTCTATGCTGGCCTTCTTGGCCTGCCTGTGGGCTCGGTCATCACCCCGGCTCAGGTCACGAGTGGTCTGGGTATCCTCAATGCACGGCTCGATGAGCCAGGCTTCGCTCGCATGCATTCGTACCATGAGTTCCTTTACCCGAAGACTTACTTTGGATGGCTCAATCTCATTCCGCGCCTCGGTTTTGGTTTCACCAGCTACCACAGCATCGACGGCAGCCCCACTGGCCTGAAAAACTTCTCTCGTGGCATCCTGCATGCAGGGCTGGAGGCCTCCTTCAAGCTCACTCGGACATGGAGTGACCTCCGCAGTGAAAAATGGGGCCTCGATGGCCTGCGCCACGTCGTCCGGCCCTACCTAAATTACAGCTATCTCAATGCACCAATGGACAAAGGATTGCCCGGCATCGACCGCCTCTCTGCCACCACGCGTCCGCGCTCCATCGATCCCGCACTCTTCACCGCTGTGGATGCCCTGCGCTCCTGGAATGTCGCCCGCGTCGGTGTCTATAACCTCCTCCAGACACGCCGCGATTATTACACCACAGACGGCTACGGCAGCTTCTCGGGTCTCTCCGATGACTCGGCTGGTCGCACCTACACCTGGGCCGGCATGAACACCTATGTCGATCTTTTCGCCAAGGATCCCGAATTCTCACGCAGCGTGTCCAATCTCTACAACGAGCTCTTCTGGCGGCCTGTGCCGTGGATCAATGTCACCTCCAATGTGCAGCTCCCGCTCTCTAGTGGCCAGGGCAGCTTCTGGGATGTGAATCACGCCATAACCTTCCTCCCCAGCAAAAACCTCTCCTTCCAGATCGGTCATCAATACCTCTCGGATCATCCATTTTTCGCCCAGGATAGTAATCTCTTCTTTTCACGTATCCACGCACGTCTCACGGAAAACTGGGGACTCAGCATGAATCACATTTTCGAAGCAGATGACGGCACCATGGAATTCCAGAGTTACAGTCTCACGCGTGACCTTAGTAGTTGGCTCCTCTCCATCGGGGCACTCGTGCGTGACAACCGCAATGGTTCCAGTGACTTCGGGGTGCTCTTCGGCTTTACGCTCAAAGAATTCCCCCAGCTCAATTTCGATCTCGACATCGACCCCAATCCCACTGGGCGCGGTGGCAGTCCCTAAGTCAGGCACACCGCTCCAAAATCACCTGCGCCATCGCGTGGTCCTGAGTGTGGGTGATCGAGAGATGCGCACGCATCCCCTCCGTCAAAAGTGCTGCCTTTCCATGCATGCATAGACTGGGGCGTCCACTCTCCTCATCACGCAGCACCTCGATGTCTGTCCAGTTCACACCCGCAGCAGACCACAGGCCAGTGCCTAGCGCCTTTGCAGCAGCCTCCTTCGCTGCAAAGCGTGCCGCAAAGTGCATCGCGGCATCAGCGCAGCGCTCACAGTAAGCAGCCTCCGCAGGCGTGAAGGTGCGTTCCTTGAAGCGCTCGCCATGTCGCTCCAGCATGCTGCGGATGCGTGCTACCTCCACCAAATCAATGCCGATACCCGTGATCATGATAGCACTCCACCTTGGTAACTCTGCATTACAAATCGGATCTCACGCACAGCAGCCTCCAGGCCGATAAAAATGGCCCGTGAGACGATGTGGTGGCCGATATTCAGCTCATGCAGATGCGGCACCACCCACAGTTCGGGCAGATTCGCCGTCGTCAGGCCGTGACCCGCATTGATTTGCAGGCCCAATGAATGTCCGAGCCTCGCTGCAGCCACTAACCGCGCCGTCTCAGCAGCACGCAGTGCCCCAGCATGATTCGCGAAGGTACCCGTATGGAGCTCGATCATCTCCGCGCCCACCTCTGCGCTCGCCCGCACCTGCGCCTCGTCGGGGTCGATAAACATGCTCACGCGTGTGCCATTGGCACGCAGCGCTGCCACCGTCGCTCGCAGAGCATCACGCTGGCCAGCCACATCCAGGCCCCCCTCCGTTGTCACCTCCTCCCGACTTTCTGGCACCATGCAGACGAAATCCGGCCGCACCTTCAGTGCGATGGCTAGGATTTCAGGCGTATTGCCCATCTCCAGATTCAGCTTGGTGCCAATCTCTCGCCGCAGCAGAAGCACATCCGCATCCTGGATGTGCCGCCGGTCTGCCCGCAGGTGCACCGTGATCGAGTCCGCGCCCGCAGCCTCAGCCACCTGGGCAGCAGCCAGCACTGAAGGCTCCGCATTCGGAGAATCCAGCATCTGGCGGTAACGCGCCTGACGCAGAGTGACGACGTGGTCGATATTGACACCGAGTAGAAGGGAATTGGACATGGGAGAGATTATTTAAATCATCTCGCGGCCTTCGGTGGAAATTTTTCCGGCAAAATGTAACGTCCCCGCCAATAAACCTAAGCAATACACGTCGCCATTGCCCACGGTCCTGGTCCCACGGCCTACGTGGTGGTCAGGAACTGAAAACTCCCCCCCCCAAAAAAAATGAAATCCCTATTCATCACTCTCCTCCTCCTCGGCGGTGCCTTCTCCGCGTATGACTACTTCCTGGCTCCTCCTGGGCAAAAAATCATCTTCACCGAGCTCAATCCGCCCAAAACCGCCAAACCAGCACCCGCTGTCGCTACCACGGACACCCCGCCGACCCCAGCCGAGCCTGCAGCACCTGCTCCCGAACCAGCGAAACCAGCAGAAACAGCCCCCGCACCCGCTCCAGTCCCCACCACGCCCGTAGCGACCACAACGCCCTCCGCCCCAGCCGCTCCCAAGGCAGGCTCCATCGAGGCACTCACCAATAACTGGTCCAATATCCCTCCTAGCGCCTTCCATACACCGCGTGAGGTCACTTTGAAAAAAGACACCGAATTCAAAATGGCCGCTGGTGCCTCCAAAGTCGCCGCAGGCCGCAAAGTCTATGCCACCGCCTTCAAAGACGGCCAGCTTGCCCTCATCCCTGCCGTGGGTTCCACCGCCAGCGCCATCGTCCCGCTCGATGACACCGACCTCAAAGACATCCTCACCGCAGGCTATGAGAAATGGAAGGCCGCCCGTGCCGAATACCTCAAAAAAGTCGCCGAGCAGAAAAAGGCCCTCGCCCCAGTCACCTCCGCCGCCAATACCAACCGCGTCGAGGCGGATGACGCAGGCCGCCCCGTCCGTGCAGCCGATGGCAGCTACCCACTCCTCCTCACCAGCATCCGCCGCGGCCAAGTCACCGACATCAAACCCTCCGCCATCATCTCCTGGGGCGAGCCCGTCGTCACCCAAATCCAGGGCAAAACCGGCTACGCCGTCAAAATCAGCTACAACGCCGATACCATCTTTGGCCCGCAGGCCGTGGATGCCCAGGCACTCGTCGTGAATGGTCAGGTCCAAGGCTGGTTCTACACTGGCAGTGGTGAGGAAGTGCCATAAGCGCTTCCCACCTCCCTGATCGGAGGCGTTTACAGAGAATTTTTGCGCGGAACGCCCTGGTATGGTATCAAAGCTCCCCCATTCCATGAGAACCCATACCCGCGCCCTGCTGCTGCTCATCCTCACCCCCGCCACCTTGGCGCTGAGTAGCTGCCAACTCATCAATCAGGCGCTGAATCTCGGCATGAAAGCCTGGCCCTTGCTCATTGATAACAATGGGAAATCAA harbors:
- the lptD gene encoding LPS assembly protein LptD produces the protein MNFRRLCSVSLACCLLLGSKVHAQGILDSLQSSVVINGATTTIDPETGMVTYTGAVSVEYDDMQMRCNSASYNQVTGVVHATGGVLIWKDGTIYRGDSIDYNTITGVLSGSNVRSSLPAGQGSFYYAAKRFETDTKLLDHLEAEDVTFTMHDLADPNFRIQAREMNLQPEDKAELRDLKYYGGRTPLLWLPYVGQSINREAAFRFGPGYNSRWGAFMLTQYTVFHGTHTEARYKLDLRHRRGIAAGVDFFSMRHTPNRRNFGTLSLYALNDREPSLNVSGAPRQVVDNTRYKIGFQHRIYLPGPDVSTWYIDFDINKFSDVHFLEDFFFNDFRTNPEPDNQISLIKTDDRYVATLMTRLQLNKFYRSAERLPEFSLDTVRRPLFGSAIQYQSTTSLGMYNEKLGKYEEAELQRLAALGILGAPAVNADPAGAASLYAGLLGLPVGSVITPAQVTSGLGILNARLDEPGFARMHSYHEFLYPKTYFGWLNLIPRLGFGFTSYHSIDGSPTGLKNFSRGILHAGLEASFKLTRTWSDLRSEKWGLDGLRHVVRPYLNYSYLNAPMDKGLPGIDRLSATTRPRSIDPALFTAVDALRSWNVARVGVYNLLQTRRDYYTTDGYGSFSGLSDDSAGRTYTWAGMNTYVDLFAKDPEFSRSVSNLYNELFWRPVPWINVTSNVQLPLSSGQGSFWDVNHAITFLPSKNLSFQIGHQYLSDHPFFAQDSNLFFSRIHARLTENWGLSMNHIFEADDGTMEFQSYSLTRDLSSWLLSIGALVRDNRNGSSDFGVLFGFTLKEFPQLNFDLDIDPNPTGRGGSP
- a CDS encoding pyridoxine 5'-phosphate synthase; this translates as MSNSLLLGVNIDHVVTLRQARYRQMLDSPNAEPSVLAAAQVAEAAGADSITVHLRADRRHIQDADVLLLRREIGTKLNLEMGNTPEILAIALKVRPDFVCMVPESREEVTTEGGLDVAGQRDALRATVAALRANGTRVSMFIDPDEAQVRASAEVGAEMIELHTGTFANHAGALRAAETARLVAAARLGHSLGLQINAGHGLTTANLPELWVVPHLHELNIGHHIVSRAIFIGLEAAVREIRFVMQSYQGGVLS
- the acpS gene encoding holo-ACP synthase, with translation MITGIGIDLVEVARIRSMLERHGERFKERTFTPAEAAYCERCADAAMHFAARFAAKEAAAKALGTGLWSAAGVNWTDIEVLRDEESGRPSLCMHGKAALLTEGMRAHLSITHTQDHAMAQVILERCA